From a region of the Betta splendens chromosome 5, fBetSpl5.4, whole genome shotgun sequence genome:
- the npffl gene encoding pro-FMRFamide-related neuropeptide FF like — translation MDTAAAATLLALLVATAGASQALRVQGGVDKNDAQPGSSEENMADRLLELESEYADNSIDDHLLTSLIRALLLGSQRETRNSVLHQPQRFGRGSRGQAVPEDQLQTRDWEAAPGQIWSMAVPQRFGRK, via the exons ATGGACACAGCTGCAGCGGCGACTCTTCTGGCTCTGCTCGTGGCGACGGCTGGCGCGAGTCAGGCGCTGCGCGTCCAAGGCGGCGTGGACAAGAACGACGCGCAGCCAGGCAGCTCAGAGGAGAACATGGCCGATCgcctgctggagctg GAGAGCGAATACGCCGATAACAGCATTGACGACCATCTGCTGACCTCACTGATCAGAGCGCTGCTGCTTGGATCTCAGAGGGAAACCAGGAACTCAGTGCTTCATCAGCCACAGAG GTTTGGCCGCGGTTCCAGAGGGCAGGCAGTGCCAGAGGATCAGCTACAAACCCGTGACTGGGAGGCTGCGCCTGGTCAGATCTGGAGCATGGCGGTGCCCCAGAGGTTCGGCAGGAAGTAA